The following DNA comes from Flavisolibacter ginsenosidimutans.
GCGGGCCTTTGCTTTTTGTTTCGTTGTCGCAAAGGTTTCTTTGCCAACTTCTCTTTGAAGATTTAATTCCGCTTGTTCAAAAGAGATAAAGGAAGAAGCAACTTTTACATTGATCTTTTCGCCTTTGCTTGTTTTAAAACCAATGATGGCACCAGAATGGTTCGCGGTTACTTCCAGAGAATCTTTCAACAACGTGCTGTCGCGCCAGCCAGATGAGAACGAGAAAGCTTTGTCAAGATAAATCACAAAATAATTGCGGAAGGCCGACAGTGGCCCGCGGCTGTAGCGTGTGGAATAACCAATGATCTTGTTCTGCGAAGGAATAATTTTTACGTACGAACCTTTGTCAAAAGCATCAATCACCAAAAACGAACTGTCGGATTTTGGATACGTGAACTGAAACTGCGCCGCTCTTTCAGTGGTCGTCAATTCAGTCGTCACATCAGCATCGGCTAAGTAAACATTGTAGTAGTACGGCTTGACAATTTCTGCCTTGTGCGAAAACCAACTGGCGCGGTCGTCTTGTCGAAACTTCAAACTTCGCGTCACCGGCATGATAGCAAACTGCCCGTAATCGTTCATCCACGGCGAAGGCTGGTGCGTTTGTTTGAAGCCGCGGATTTTATCGGCGCTGTATTGATATTGCCAGCCGTTGCCCATTGCACCGGTTTGCGGCGTCCAATAGTTCATGCCCCAAGGCAAACCGATTGCGGGATATGTATTGCCGTTGGAAAGACTTGGCTTGGAATCGGTGCCCATCAAGGGATTGACCCATTCCACAGGATCGCTTGGCTGTTGGGCAAAGACAATTGTTTGCGAAGAAAACAACAAGCCTAAAATCAGAAAACGAATTGCGTTAACGGTGTACATGGATGCAAACTTGTGTTGTTTATCGAATTGAAATTTATACATTACTTGTATATCGCTGCAACGACGTCTTTGTACTTCCTGTACATTGCCTTCGCAACAGTTATTGAACTTCCGTTGGTTTCATCCGGATAGGCTTCATGACTATTCACCCAACTCCACTCCCATTCTTTGATTTGGTTGTCGAAATACTTTTCCTCAACCGGTTGATGACTTTTCATCTGTTGAACGACATACGCAAAAAACTGCTCCCATCTTTTCTTATAGAAACCGTTTAGCAAACCTGACCATTGCCTGCACGAATATTCGCGAAGCGTACTGTTTTTATCGCCCCACAAGGTGATAAGGTTACGGGCATTTTTCTCGTAAAGATTTTTTTCTTCAGCAGTCGTGCCCCAACTCCTGGCATCGGCCAACCATTTGCCCAATAAAAAATCTTTTTGCGTAGCCAGCAAATTGTCCATGTCGCTGATTAGTGCTAGAAAAGCATCACTTTGTTTTTGAAATGAATCAAGGTCGCCTTTCTTGTACAATCGTGCGCATTGTTGTTGCAAGGCGTTAGCATAGTTTGCCAGCACTTGCCGGGTCAGGTCAACAACATCGTATCGAAAGCCTTCGCTGCTTTTCAATTCTTCGGTGGCCGTCATGAAATAATTCCAGGCTGGCAGCAATTGCGCTGCACGATAGGACAAGCGTGTCGCCACGCCTCTTGTGCTTGCCGAAAAGGTTGGCCGTCCGCACACAATTGATTCTGCACCGCCGTTTGTAATGCTGTCGTTGTAGGCCGTTTCTTTCAATATCTGCCAGGCCTTTTCAACATCGGTGTTTCGTTTACCGTAACGACGCAAGGCATAGCCGTTCAACCATGTGTTTAGTGCTATCGGTTCATCGTGCCAAACATTTTCAAGCATCAGGTCATACATCACGGGGTTTTGTTCAATAGCTTCGGGTGTCAACCCAAGACCAATCAACTTGCCTTTGTTTGAATTGTGTAATGCGGCTGAAGGATCGGCCGCAACGTTTTGCATACGTCCGTACAAACTGTTGTTGCCGCCAAAATTGTGCAGCATGCACCAGATCCAGGGTTTGCCGTAATAGGCTTCCGTTTTTGTCCATACGGGGTTCTTTTCGCTCCACAAATCCAGCAGAATCATCTTGTCGTTTGGCACGGCATTCAACAGCGCTTTTATTTGCGTGGGCTGCCAAAATTTAGCGGAGAAATGAAAGAGCCATCCCTGCATAACCCACACGGCTTTCGGATCGGCAGCAGCCATTGACTGGTAAACTTTTTTACTAACATCACCTAAGAAGGTGGAGTCGTTCGTGGGCGGAACGTTTTCGTTGAAGGTGTCAGCGGAGTAGATGTGATCCGTACCGAAAGTTGCCGTTTGTTCCTCGATGAATTTTTTACCGATGGTTATGAACAAGGGATCGGATGGATCAAGTAAATAGACATCGCCAAACTTTCCGTTCCAGTTGGTGGTTTTAAATTTCGCAGTCAGGAATTTATTGCGCAATGCAGAAGGCACATGTCCTGTAAATGCCGGAAGCACAGGCGTCATACCCAATTCTCGTTCACTTTGTAAAATTTTCTTCTGCAACTCTTCGTGCGACTTCATCCAGCTTTGCGGCAAGGGACCACCCCATGCATCAAGGTTCCCCATCCAGAACCAACTGAAGTAAGCCGGTCCGCTAAAAAAGTTTTTAAGCTCATCTTGCGAAAGGCCCATTGATCGATACACCTTGTTCCAAACCGCTTCCTGTCCTGTTATTGCCAGCGGCATGTTGATGCCGTTCAATGCCATCCAGTCAACTTCCTTTTGCCAGCGTTCCCAGTTCCACCAGCTCATGGTGTAATTGAAGGTGCAATAGTTGAGGTAGTACCGGTACTTGTACGGCGATTCCTTTTGCACTTTTTCTTTTACTACAGGCAATGGATTAGGTAAGTGGAGATTATTGCCGTTCCAGGTGATGCTGCAATGCGCAAAATTTTTCAAATAATAATTCAAAGCACTGGCGATGGAAATGCCGTTGTTGCCCCGCAACATAATTTTGCCTCCAACGCTTTCGATCTCGAAACAATCGTTGCCGTTCTTCTTTTCAATGAAGCCAATCACAAATTTGTTGGCGTGTTGCGGCAGCACTCGTTTGATTAAAGCATAAACGGCTGCAGTTTTATCATTGTTATTTTCACCATCCAATGCTTTCGCCATGAACGAAACGGATAGCAAAACAAAGAGCAGTAAAGCTTTTATTCTTTGATGGAACATCGTGATTAATTAATTCTGGTTGACCATTTCTATTGCAACACGCAACGGATCAGCATAAGCCTTTGTTGTATTCCTCCAGGGCGTCTTTATCCATCGCTCTTCCCATTCACGCAACGCATTTCTTTTATCTGACAATTGAAGCTTCATGCGAGGAATGTAATAGTCTTTTATCAGGCCGCTCCACATGCGAGCCGCATAATCACTTTGCGCAGCGCCCCAGGTTGTGATAAGCCGCTTCGCATTGCTTTCGTAATAATCTTTTTGTTTGACATTAGTGCCATGCGCTCTCGCCGCTTCTACCCAAGGCTCCAAGCGATCCGTTGGATGCGATTGCAACAGCCGGTCAACAACGGTAAGCAAGTTCACGGCCTTTGCTAATTCGTCATCACGTTGCTCTCGTTGCTGAAGCGTATCGGCACGGAGCGCCAGCTTATAATGATCGTCGGCTTTGATGGAGAGATACAGTGCAGCCAACTCAATTGCATCAGCCCTATAAAGCTGCGACGACTTTAACTGATCAGCACTTTGCAAGAACGTCTTCACCGCTTGTAAAAAAGCAGGGCTTGTATTGAGCGCAGTTTTGCGTTTTTGATCGGGCAAAACCGTTTGCCAGGTAAAGCGA
Coding sequences within:
- a CDS encoding alpha-N-acetylglucosaminidase — encoded protein: MFHQRIKALLLFVLLSVSFMAKALDGENNNDKTAAVYALIKRVLPQHANKFVIGFIEKKNGNDCFEIESVGGKIMLRGNNGISIASALNYYLKNFAHCSITWNGNNLHLPNPLPVVKEKVQKESPYKYRYYLNYCTFNYTMSWWNWERWQKEVDWMALNGINMPLAITGQEAVWNKVYRSMGLSQDELKNFFSGPAYFSWFWMGNLDAWGGPLPQSWMKSHEELQKKILQSERELGMTPVLPAFTGHVPSALRNKFLTAKFKTTNWNGKFGDVYLLDPSDPLFITIGKKFIEEQTATFGTDHIYSADTFNENVPPTNDSTFLGDVSKKVYQSMAAADPKAVWVMQGWLFHFSAKFWQPTQIKALLNAVPNDKMILLDLWSEKNPVWTKTEAYYGKPWIWCMLHNFGGNNSLYGRMQNVAADPSAALHNSNKGKLIGLGLTPEAIEQNPVMYDLMLENVWHDEPIALNTWLNGYALRRYGKRNTDVEKAWQILKETAYNDSITNGGAESIVCGRPTFSASTRGVATRLSYRAAQLLPAWNYFMTATEELKSSEGFRYDVVDLTRQVLANYANALQQQCARLYKKGDLDSFQKQSDAFLALISDMDNLLATQKDFLLGKWLADARSWGTTAEEKNLYEKNARNLITLWGDKNSTLREYSCRQWSGLLNGFYKKRWEQFFAYVVQQMKSHQPVEEKYFDNQIKEWEWSWVNSHEAYPDETNGSSITVAKAMYRKYKDVVAAIYK